From the Oryzias latipes chromosome 22, ASM223467v1 genome, one window contains:
- the LOC101158493 gene encoding otolith matrix protein 1: MALAERGLKVIFLLFLPLLSTSCATTKKSTVSWCVVSDAEEQKCLDLAGNATAKNVKGTLECVRGLNARDCMNKIKNGTADAASMFADDIYAAGFCHGLDLAAGESYNRVDGINYYVVAMARRSSSDLSLLEMHERSSCHPGMRTTVGWTVPIGYLVNTSQISVGEQCNFPKAVGNFFGYSCVPGVRDPQHDPSGINPKNLCEACIGDENDRHICANNHRERHYGEAGALRCVAENLGDVAFVKHNTVFDNLDGKNQESWALDLEVEDLKLLCPDGTEAALNEYEQCHLAAVPANAVVVRVEDKCRVWKYLERLQNVFGNAAEGFSLFSSADYGQADLLFSDATHHLLRVLGSYTSWLGPTYTTMLQAFECEGFC, from the exons ATGGCACTTGCAGAGAGAGGACTCAAGgtgatttttctgctttttctgcctcTGCTGAGCACCAGCTGTGCCACCACTAAAAAATCTACAG TCTCCTGGTGTGTGGTGTCAGATGCTGAAGAGCAGAAGTGTCTGGATTTGGCCGGCAATGCTACGGCCAAAAATGTGAAAGGAACACTGGAGTGTGTCCGTGGGCTGAACGCTAGAGACTGCATGAACAAGATCAAG AATGGAACAGCAGATGCAGCCTCCATGTTTGCCGATGACATCTATGCGGCGGGTTTCTGCCATGGTCTGGACCTGGCAGCAGGAGAGTCCTACAATCGAGTGG ATGGCATTAACTACTATGTGGTGGCGATGGCCCGCCGCTCCTCCTCAGACCTGTCCTTGCTGGAAATGCACGAGCGCAGCTCCTGTCACCCCGGCATGCGCACCACTGTGGGCTGGACCGTTCCAATCGGCTACTTGGTCAACACATCCCAAATCAGTGTGGGGGAGCAGTGCAACTTCCCCAAAG CGGTGGGGAACTTCTTTGGTTACAGCTGCGTGCCCGGTGTTAGGGATCCTCAGCACGATCCCAGTGGAATCAACCCAAAGAACCTTTGTGAGGCCTGCATAGGAGACGAGAACGACAGACACATCTGTGCCAACAATCACAGAGAGAGGCATTATGGAGAGGCGGGGGCGCTGAG ATGTGTTGCTGAAAACCTCGGGGATGTTGCTTTTGTTAAACACAATACTGTCTTCGACAACTTAGATG GTAAGAACCAGGAGTCCTGGGCTCTCGATCTGGAGGTGGAGGACCTCAAGCTGCTGTGTCCAGATGGAACCGAGGCGGCTCTGAATGAGTATGAGCAATGCCACCTGGCAGCGGTCCCAGCCAACGCCGTTGTGGTGCGCGTGGAGGATAAGTGCCGCGTCTGGAAATACCTGGAGCGTTTGCAG AATGTGTTTGGCAATGCCGCGGAGGGCTTCAGCTTGTTCAGCTCAGCAGACTACGGCCAAGCGGATCTGCTCTTCAGCGATGCCACCCACCACCTGCTGAGAGTTCTAGGAAGCTACACCTCCTGGCTGGGCCCCACTTATACCACCATGCTGCAAGCCTTCGAGTGTGAGG GCTTCTGCTGA